From a region of the Helianthus annuus cultivar XRQ/B chromosome 5, HanXRQr2.0-SUNRISE, whole genome shotgun sequence genome:
- the LOC110942814 gene encoding uncharacterized protein LOC110942814 encodes MQQVFLEEYYTMNRTSEARDAIRAFQQHSGEAFHEAFTRFKELLRKCPHHEIQTWELIKAFYDGLLPDDVRDLIAISNGTFVTNTEAADWTYLERQSATSKRQAQSSRRERSSSAKSVDYEAEERVEKLRHQSLLLERQLAQINLGKGGEVKTANTFSVCTECGELGHQVGECVVLGGQTDEVNQIYGERKYLTNEVNSIRIGKEITRKEVTRIGANIIKGLKPTTNSKIKAIIKGVGGIKATSKDIQKDNEVRDKTSEAMQKQLGQLAEDLVQLRKDPGKLPSTTTVNPAHQSSSLKNGRNVHINAVSVSPTFDTGSVEVAPPSQVVEEVMEYVNIESDSQHDRDPPRDERWESFKQAKINLPLLDAIKESPDHVECLKELSTQKRLHKFPKKLDLTTNVSAALLGTLPPKLQDPGAPIISIQVVNTTVVLADQTPMCPRGIVRDVIVKTEECYYPVDFLVLDCATSSKNTHPPVILGRPFLATAHAIINCVDGTVSMKFGDRELRLNVFSDATDPFISGERSKVENGDENVSPAKEIQTKYECFLVDRFEVAGSKAVRKKESEAYEEFKTDKGKPRGKKKKKKPPEVDNAKRRLKLFGPMWKTVDDSLEHWWGTYVEAMGRKHPTQPP; translated from the exons ATGCAGCAGGTGTTTTTGGAGGAGTACTACACCATGAATAGAACCAGTGAAGCTCGGGATGCAATCAGAGCATTCCAGCAACATTCAGGGGAAGCGTTCCATGAGGCATTCACAAGATTTAAGGAGTTGCTTAGGAAATGCCCACATCATGAAATTCAAACGTGGGAATTAATTAAGGCATTCTATGATGGGCTACTTCCTGATGATGTAAGAGATCTTATCGCCATCAGTAATGGTACGTTTGTCACAAACACCGAGGCTGCAGATTGGACATATTTAGAGAGACAAAGTGCCACTTCGAAGAGACAGGCACAATCTAGCAGGAGGGAAAGATCGAGTTCAGCGAAGTCGGTTGATTATGAAGCTGAGGAACGGGTCGAGAAGTTGAGGCATCAAAGCTTATTGCTTGAGCGTCAGTTAGCTCAAATTAACCTTGGAAAAGGGGGTGAAGTTAAAACCGCCAATACGTTTTCGGTGTGCACTGAATGTGGAGAGTTAGGGCATCAAGTCGGAGAATGTGTTGTACTGGGTGGTCAGACCGATGAAGTGAATCAAATCTATGGTGAACGAAA GTACCTAACCAATGAGGTCAACAGTATCAGAATCGGCAAGGAAATTACTCGCAAGGAGGTTACCAGAATCGGAGCCAATATAATCAAGGGCCTCAAGCCAACAACCAACAGCAAAATCAAAGCAATTATCAAGGGAGTTGGAGGAATCAAGGCAACCAGCAAG GATATTCAGAAGGATAATGAGGTTAGAGACAAAACTTCGGAAGCAATGCAGAAACAGTTGGGGCAGCTAGCAGAAGATCTAGTTCAGCTGAGAAAAGATCCAGGTAAGTTGCCAAGCACTACCACAGTTAATCCAGCACATCAGTCATCTAGCTTAAAGAATGGAAGAAATGTGCACATCAATGCGGTAAGTGTTAGTCCAACTTTTGACACTGGTAGTGTTGAGGTAGCTCCACCATCACAAGTAGTTGAGGAGGTGATGGAGTATGTTAATATTGAATCGGATTCTCAACATGATCGGGACCCACCAAGGGATGAAAGGTGGGAAAGCTTTAAACAAGCTAAAATTAATCTACCCTTACTTGATGCGATTAAAGAGAGTCCCGATCATGTGGAGTGTTTGAAAGAGTTAAGTACCCAAAAACGACTTCACAAGTTCCCTAAAAAACTTGATTTAACTACAAACGTGAGTGCCGCTTTATTGGGTACCCTTCCACCCAAACTTCAAGATCCAGGAGCACCCATTATTTCCATACAAGTGG tcaacaccaccgtggtgttggcTGATCAGACTCCCATGTGTCCGAGGGGGATTGTAAGGGACGTAATTGTGAAAACAGAAGAGTGTTACTACCCAGTTGACTTCTTAGTGCTTGATTGTGCCACAAGTTCAAAGAACACGCACCCTCCAGTCATTCTGGGTAGACCGTTCTTAGCGACTGCTCATGCAATTATAAACTGCGTTGATGGAACGGTAAgtatgaagtttggtgatcgcGAATTACGGTTAAATGTGTTTTCAGATGCTACTGATCCTTTTATTTCAGGTGAACGCTCAAAAGTGGAAAATGGTGATGAGAATGTCTCTCCTGCAAAGGAGATTCAAACAAAATATGAGTGCTTTTTGGTTGACAGGTTTGAAGTGGCAGGGAGCAAAGCAGTAAGGAAAAAGGAAAGTGAGGCGTATGAGGAGTTTAAAACAGACAAAGGGAAGCCACgagggaagaagaagaaaaagaaaccgcCTGAAGTTGATAATGCAAAAAGGAGGTTAAAGTTATTCGGTCCAATGTGGAAGACAGTGGACGACTCACTAGAGCATTGGTGGGGTACCTACGTAGAGGCCATGGGACGCAAGCATCCGACTCAACCACCATGA